One genomic segment of Misgurnus anguillicaudatus chromosome 25, ASM2758022v2, whole genome shotgun sequence includes these proteins:
- the plekha4 gene encoding pleckstrin homology domain-containing family A member 4 isoform X1, producing MSLELAVGYKKQSRMEDQDRVSQSSSVATVSFMPTRDKCHEKVQTFGKRCQAVKRDPNCPVVIRGWLYKRDSTGLKLWKRRWFVLSNYCLYYYKDSREESVLGSIPLPSYRILYCSPRECRNRKYAFKIVHQGMRPYILSADTQEDMLGWVRALSQSANMEADDIINRRCSSFQDFTQMRDDTEMDEVQQTPTFSDRNAQIAGKLTRVQTEPTLHDQHMMGIQMKTPELRGRHGFKLCDPEAMQPSQSLGKTDEEPFTFLLPRDTLGTLPPFPRDQFGLQCHGNIDGWPMDNCSSAPLSPCIYTERRHLPDTSFPCALCYCSNYHTAEHMTLCKMGKSDVHIEREIQPIRDLENDTDVVLTRLCGCDKLLQSLSKQLSQLQADKKSVEYTLEMKWLEMDEMHPEELKVSQKALLQEELVTLRAKICDVSLEMDRLWTDYERMESELSVFHSHLQHILHFGSQQEQIQAQRQLWMMEDILCGLGVNKNRFMTLMGLQTHAVPHPKPVSYFEGEFRGHDMDCMTQLEQQDFTKIHQSYTRCPRDISAGDGQTNTEHDTNLHLSTETSHEPLRLTRVVTSTLPTSLIAERIFVEDPFPEQIPQQSGLKNSRTSNLKKPSRMSSEVTDKTRRCRWADLSEERQPKTPNPNREVKDSQEKEFPAVVDGKSWKYHQQQLEPGALSLTNSESDSELTMTSQKPENKVRHKEREDRNRSAATGHFTDDIHRLGLITANKKETDTNKCAPDSASSNSYSTDRRKIQGDSTEASPPITPQCDDAKVRTKLENMTSQQSSRNDIIVIESHSINHVSTLTVFKGHQRNNQTHKPQKKNRSSDGQKFTVSTNLKSECFRSKRQWCELVPVYRKNPKPQASLLSLENQETNQKQNAENTSTSEESKLVGPLRPSGVHEEQNGVDSEKDQSPKETLTLTKLRETNGKSFNDHNQPLDTQPITTSDDQSTCTSDQSKPDQCIYEEIQMISPTSENANETQTSNLTVDDESHSLKYPTKVNGKYNTLNTEGSRCQEVSKSKTGSDVTWKREKGQKVFSSVMKSSVVNHHVHDCRPRITVVSTSL from the exons GATGGAGGATCAGGACAGAGTGAGTCAGTCATCCAGCGTTGCCACAGTGTCCTTCATGCCAACCAGAGACAAG TGTCATGAAAAGGTACAGACGTTTGGAAAGAGATGCCAGGCAGTAAAGAGAGACCCAAACTGTCCTGTGGTGATCAGAGGATGGCTTTACAAAAGG GACAGCACTGGGTTGAAGTTATGGAAAAGAAGATGGTTTGTTCTCTCAAATTACTGCCTGTATTATTATAAAG ACAGCAGAGAGGAGTCGGTCTTGGGCAGTATTCCTCTTCCCAGCTACAGGATTCTGTACTGCTCACCTCGAGAATGCAGGAATCGCAAATATGCATTCAAG ATTGTTCATCAGGGGATGCGCCCGTATATCTTAAGTGCAGACACTCAGGAGGATATGTTAGGTTGGGTCAGGGCTCTCAGCCAATCGGCAAACATGGAAGCTGATGACATCATCAACAG ACGCTGTAGCAGTTTTCAGGATTTCACTCAGATGAGAGATGACACAGAAATGGATGAGGTCCAGCAGACACCCACATTTTCAGACAGAAACGCCCAGATTGCAGGAAAACTGACCCGGGTACAGACAGAACCGACTTTGCATGATCAACACATGATGGGAATTCAAATGAAGACACCGGAGCTTAGAGGAAGACATGGATTTAAACTATG tgaTCCTGAAGCTATGCAGCCCTCTCAGAGTTTGGGAAAAACAGATGAAGAGCCTTTTACCTTCCTACTTCCGAGAGATACCTTGGGAACGCTACCTCCATTTCCCAGAGATCAGTTTGGTTTGCAGTGTCATGGTAATATTGACGGCTGGCCGATGGATAACTGCTCAAGTGCTCCTCTATCACCCTGCATCTACACAGAGAGAAGACATCTGCCCGACACT AGTTTTCCATGTGCATTGTGTTACTGTTCAAACTATCACACAGCCGAACACATGACACTGTGTAAG ATGGGGAAATCTGACGTTCACATAGAGAGAGaaatacaaccaatcagagatcTGGAGAATGATACAGAT gtggTGTTGACCCGTTTGTGTGGTTGTGATAAACTCTTACAGTCACTCTCAAAGCAGTTGTCTCAGCTACAAGCAGATAAA aaaagtgTCGAGTACACTTTAGAAATGAAATGGCTTGAGATGGATGAGATGCATCCTGAGGAACTGAAAGTATCCCAGAAGGCTTTGCTTCAGGAGGAACTGGTTACACTCAGAGCCAAAATATGTGATGTGTCATTG GAGATGGACCGACTATGGACCGATTATGAACGGATGGAGAGTGAACTCTCCGTGTTTCATTCACATCTCcaacatattttacattttggatCGCAACAG GAGCAGATTCAAGCCCAGCGACAGCTCTGGATGATGGAGGACATCTTGTGTGGTTTGGGAGTCAATAAGAATCGCTTCATGACATTAATGGGTCTACAGACACACGCAG TTCCTCATCCAAAACCTGTTTCCTACTTTGAAGGAGAGTTCAGAGGTCATGACATG GACTGCATGACTCAACTTGAGCAGCAGGACTTCACGAAAATTCACCAGAGCTATACGAGATGCCCTCGAGACATCTCTGCCGGTGACGGTCAGACCAACACTGAACATGACACCAACCTGCACCTGTCCACCGAAACCTCTCACGAGCCGCTGCGATTGACACGTGTCGTAACATCGACCCTCCCGACATCACTCATCGCCGAGCGCATTTTTGTAGAGGACCCCTTTCCTGAACAAATCCCCCAGCAGTCCGGTCTGAAAAACAGCAGGACGAGCAACCTGAAGAAACCCAGCAGAATGTCCAGCGAGGTGACCGACAAGACCAGACGCTGCCGTTGGGCAGATCTTTCAGAAGAGAGACAGCCGAAGACACCGAATCCAAACAGAGAAGTCAAAGATTCCCAAGAGAAGGAATTTCCTGCAGTGGTTGATGGGAAGAGCTGGAAATATCACCAGCAGCAG CTCGAACCCGGAGCCTTGAGTCTCACGAACAGTGAATCTGACAGTGAGCTCACCATGACCTCTCAGAAACCAGAAAATAAAGTCAGACACAAGGAGCGTGAAGACAGAAATCGGAG TGCGGCCACAGGACACTTCACAGACGACATTCATCGCTTGGGACTTATTACAGCCAATAAGAAAGAGACTGATACCAACAAGTGCGCACCAG aTTCTGCCTCAAGTAACAGCTACAGCACTGACAGACGCAAAATTCAGGGGGACAGCACAGAAGCCAGCCCTCCAATAACCCCTCAGTGTGATGATGCAAAAGTGCGCACTAAATTAGAGAATATGACATCACAACAATCTTCTCGCAATGACATCATCGTCATAGAAAGCCACTCCATCAATCATGTTTCAACTCTCACTGTGTTTAAAGGACATCAGAGAAATAATCAAACACACAAACCTCAAAAGAAGAACCGAAGCTCTGACGGACAAAAGTTCACCGTTTCCACTAATCTGAAATCAGAGTGCTTTCGGTCGAAAAGGCAGTGGTGCGAGCTCGTCCCCGTCTACCGTAAGAATCCAAAACCTCAAGCATCTCTCCTGTCTCTGGAAAACCAAGAAACCAATCAAAAACAAAATGCTGAAAACACCTCAACTTCTGAAGAAAGCAAGTTAGTTGGACCTTTACGTCCATCTGGTGTTCATGAGGAACAAAATGGAGTAGACTCTGAGAAAGACCAGAGTCCTAAAGAAACACTCACATTGACAAAACTCAGGGAAACCAATGGAAAATCCTTCAATGACCACAATCAACCATTAGACACTCAACCAATCACGACATCTGACGATCAATCGACATGCACCTCTGACCAATCCAAACCAGACCAGTGCATCTATGAGGAAATCCAGATGATATCACCCACATCAGAAAATGCCAATGAAACACAAACATCAAACCTCACAGTAGATGATGAATCTCACTCGCTGAAATACCCCACTAAGGTTAATGGAAAGTACAACACATTGAATACAGAAGGTAGTAGGTGTCAAGAGGTGTCAAAAAGTAAaacaggaagtgatgtcacaTGGAAACGAGAGAAGGGCCAGAAAGTTTTTAGCTCTGTCATGAAGAGTTCTGTTGTCAATCATCATGTGCATGATTGCAGGCCACGGATTACCGTGGTAAGCACCAGCCTGTAA
- the plekha4 gene encoding pleckstrin homology domain-containing family A member 4 isoform X3, with the protein MSLELAVGYKKQSRMEDQDRVSQSSSVATVSFMPTRDKCHEKVQTFGKRCQAVKRDPNCPVVIRGWLYKRDSTGLKLWKRRWFVLSNYCLYYYKDSREESVLGSIPLPSYRILYCSPRECRNRKYAFKIVHQGMRPYILSADTQEDMLGWVRALSQSANMEADDIINRRCSSFQDFTQMRDDTEMDEVQQTPTFSDRNAQIAGKLTRVQTEPTLHDQHMMGIQMKTPELRGRHGFKLCDPEAMQPSQSLGKTDEEPFTFLLPRDTLGTLPPFPRDQFGLQCHGNIDGWPMDNCSSAPLSPCIYTERRHLPDTMGKSDVHIEREIQPIRDLENDTDVVLTRLCGCDKLLQSLSKQLSQLQADKKSVEYTLEMKWLEMDEMHPEELKVSQKALLQEELVTLRAKICDVSLEMDRLWTDYERMESELSVFHSHLQHILHFGSQQEQIQAQRQLWMMEDILCGLGVNKNRFMTLMGLQTHAVPHPKPVSYFEGEFRGHDMDCMTQLEQQDFTKIHQSYTRCPRDISAGDGQTNTEHDTNLHLSTETSHEPLRLTRVVTSTLPTSLIAERIFVEDPFPEQIPQQSGLKNSRTSNLKKPSRMSSEVTDKTRRCRWADLSEERQPKTPNPNREVKDSQEKEFPAVVDGKSWKYHQQQLEPGALSLTNSESDSELTMTSQKPENKVRHKEREDRNRSAATGHFTDDIHRLGLITANKKETDTNKCAPDSASSNSYSTDRRKIQGDSTEASPPITPQCDDAKVRTKLENMTSQQSSRNDIIVIESHSINHVSTLTVFKGHQRNNQTHKPQKKNRSSDGQKFTVSTNLKSECFRSKRQWCELVPVYRKNPKPQASLLSLENQETNQKQNAENTSTSEESKLVGPLRPSGVHEEQNGVDSEKDQSPKETLTLTKLRETNGKSFNDHNQPLDTQPITTSDDQSTCTSDQSKPDQCIYEEIQMISPTSENANETQTSNLTVDDESHSLKYPTKVNGKYNTLNTEGSRCQEVSKSKTGSDVTWKREKGQKVFSSVMKSSVVNHHVHDCRPRITVVSTSL; encoded by the exons GATGGAGGATCAGGACAGAGTGAGTCAGTCATCCAGCGTTGCCACAGTGTCCTTCATGCCAACCAGAGACAAG TGTCATGAAAAGGTACAGACGTTTGGAAAGAGATGCCAGGCAGTAAAGAGAGACCCAAACTGTCCTGTGGTGATCAGAGGATGGCTTTACAAAAGG GACAGCACTGGGTTGAAGTTATGGAAAAGAAGATGGTTTGTTCTCTCAAATTACTGCCTGTATTATTATAAAG ACAGCAGAGAGGAGTCGGTCTTGGGCAGTATTCCTCTTCCCAGCTACAGGATTCTGTACTGCTCACCTCGAGAATGCAGGAATCGCAAATATGCATTCAAG ATTGTTCATCAGGGGATGCGCCCGTATATCTTAAGTGCAGACACTCAGGAGGATATGTTAGGTTGGGTCAGGGCTCTCAGCCAATCGGCAAACATGGAAGCTGATGACATCATCAACAG ACGCTGTAGCAGTTTTCAGGATTTCACTCAGATGAGAGATGACACAGAAATGGATGAGGTCCAGCAGACACCCACATTTTCAGACAGAAACGCCCAGATTGCAGGAAAACTGACCCGGGTACAGACAGAACCGACTTTGCATGATCAACACATGATGGGAATTCAAATGAAGACACCGGAGCTTAGAGGAAGACATGGATTTAAACTATG tgaTCCTGAAGCTATGCAGCCCTCTCAGAGTTTGGGAAAAACAGATGAAGAGCCTTTTACCTTCCTACTTCCGAGAGATACCTTGGGAACGCTACCTCCATTTCCCAGAGATCAGTTTGGTTTGCAGTGTCATGGTAATATTGACGGCTGGCCGATGGATAACTGCTCAAGTGCTCCTCTATCACCCTGCATCTACACAGAGAGAAGACATCTGCCCGACACT ATGGGGAAATCTGACGTTCACATAGAGAGAGaaatacaaccaatcagagatcTGGAGAATGATACAGAT gtggTGTTGACCCGTTTGTGTGGTTGTGATAAACTCTTACAGTCACTCTCAAAGCAGTTGTCTCAGCTACAAGCAGATAAA aaaagtgTCGAGTACACTTTAGAAATGAAATGGCTTGAGATGGATGAGATGCATCCTGAGGAACTGAAAGTATCCCAGAAGGCTTTGCTTCAGGAGGAACTGGTTACACTCAGAGCCAAAATATGTGATGTGTCATTG GAGATGGACCGACTATGGACCGATTATGAACGGATGGAGAGTGAACTCTCCGTGTTTCATTCACATCTCcaacatattttacattttggatCGCAACAG GAGCAGATTCAAGCCCAGCGACAGCTCTGGATGATGGAGGACATCTTGTGTGGTTTGGGAGTCAATAAGAATCGCTTCATGACATTAATGGGTCTACAGACACACGCAG TTCCTCATCCAAAACCTGTTTCCTACTTTGAAGGAGAGTTCAGAGGTCATGACATG GACTGCATGACTCAACTTGAGCAGCAGGACTTCACGAAAATTCACCAGAGCTATACGAGATGCCCTCGAGACATCTCTGCCGGTGACGGTCAGACCAACACTGAACATGACACCAACCTGCACCTGTCCACCGAAACCTCTCACGAGCCGCTGCGATTGACACGTGTCGTAACATCGACCCTCCCGACATCACTCATCGCCGAGCGCATTTTTGTAGAGGACCCCTTTCCTGAACAAATCCCCCAGCAGTCCGGTCTGAAAAACAGCAGGACGAGCAACCTGAAGAAACCCAGCAGAATGTCCAGCGAGGTGACCGACAAGACCAGACGCTGCCGTTGGGCAGATCTTTCAGAAGAGAGACAGCCGAAGACACCGAATCCAAACAGAGAAGTCAAAGATTCCCAAGAGAAGGAATTTCCTGCAGTGGTTGATGGGAAGAGCTGGAAATATCACCAGCAGCAG CTCGAACCCGGAGCCTTGAGTCTCACGAACAGTGAATCTGACAGTGAGCTCACCATGACCTCTCAGAAACCAGAAAATAAAGTCAGACACAAGGAGCGTGAAGACAGAAATCGGAG TGCGGCCACAGGACACTTCACAGACGACATTCATCGCTTGGGACTTATTACAGCCAATAAGAAAGAGACTGATACCAACAAGTGCGCACCAG aTTCTGCCTCAAGTAACAGCTACAGCACTGACAGACGCAAAATTCAGGGGGACAGCACAGAAGCCAGCCCTCCAATAACCCCTCAGTGTGATGATGCAAAAGTGCGCACTAAATTAGAGAATATGACATCACAACAATCTTCTCGCAATGACATCATCGTCATAGAAAGCCACTCCATCAATCATGTTTCAACTCTCACTGTGTTTAAAGGACATCAGAGAAATAATCAAACACACAAACCTCAAAAGAAGAACCGAAGCTCTGACGGACAAAAGTTCACCGTTTCCACTAATCTGAAATCAGAGTGCTTTCGGTCGAAAAGGCAGTGGTGCGAGCTCGTCCCCGTCTACCGTAAGAATCCAAAACCTCAAGCATCTCTCCTGTCTCTGGAAAACCAAGAAACCAATCAAAAACAAAATGCTGAAAACACCTCAACTTCTGAAGAAAGCAAGTTAGTTGGACCTTTACGTCCATCTGGTGTTCATGAGGAACAAAATGGAGTAGACTCTGAGAAAGACCAGAGTCCTAAAGAAACACTCACATTGACAAAACTCAGGGAAACCAATGGAAAATCCTTCAATGACCACAATCAACCATTAGACACTCAACCAATCACGACATCTGACGATCAATCGACATGCACCTCTGACCAATCCAAACCAGACCAGTGCATCTATGAGGAAATCCAGATGATATCACCCACATCAGAAAATGCCAATGAAACACAAACATCAAACCTCACAGTAGATGATGAATCTCACTCGCTGAAATACCCCACTAAGGTTAATGGAAAGTACAACACATTGAATACAGAAGGTAGTAGGTGTCAAGAGGTGTCAAAAAGTAAaacaggaagtgatgtcacaTGGAAACGAGAGAAGGGCCAGAAAGTTTTTAGCTCTGTCATGAAGAGTTCTGTTGTCAATCATCATGTGCATGATTGCAGGCCACGGATTACCGTGGTAAGCACCAGCCTGTAA
- the plekha4 gene encoding pleckstrin homology domain-containing family A member 4 isoform X4 — MSLELAVGYKKQSRMEDQDRVSQSSSVATVSFMPTRDKCHEKVQTFGKRCQAVKRDPNCPVVIRGWLYKRDSTGLKLWKRRWFVLSNYCLYYYKDSREESVLGSIPLPSYRILYCSPRECRNRKYAFKIVHQGMRPYILSADTQEDMLGWVRALSQSANMEADDIINRRCSSFQDFTQMRDDTEMDEVQQTPTFSDRNAQIAGKLTRVQTEPTLHDQHMMGIQMKTPELRGRHGFKLCDPEAMQPSQSLGKTDEEPFTFLLPRDTLGTLPPFPRDQFGLQCHGNIDGWPMDNCSSAPLSPCIYTERRHLPDTSFPCALCYCSNYHTAEHMTLCKMGKSDVHIEREIQPIRDLENDTDVVLTRLCGCDKLLQSLSKQLSQLQADKKSVEYTLEMKWLEMDEMHPEELKVSQKALLQEELVTLRAKICDVSLEMDRLWTDYERMESELSVFHSHLQHILHFGSQQEQIQAQRQLWMMEDILCGLGVNKNRFMTLMGLQTHAVPHPKPVSYFEGEFRGHDMDCMTQLEQQDFTKIHQSYTRCPRDISAGDGQTNTEHDTNLHLSTETSHEPLRLTRVVTSTLPTSLIAERIFVEDPFPEQIPQQSGLKNSRTSNLKKPSRMSSEVTDKTRRCRWADLSEERQPKTPNPNREVKDSQEKEFPAVVDGKSWKYHQQQLEPGALSLTNSESDSELTMTSQKPENKVRHKEREDRNRSAATGHFTDDIHRLGLITANKKETDTNKFCLK; from the exons GATGGAGGATCAGGACAGAGTGAGTCAGTCATCCAGCGTTGCCACAGTGTCCTTCATGCCAACCAGAGACAAG TGTCATGAAAAGGTACAGACGTTTGGAAAGAGATGCCAGGCAGTAAAGAGAGACCCAAACTGTCCTGTGGTGATCAGAGGATGGCTTTACAAAAGG GACAGCACTGGGTTGAAGTTATGGAAAAGAAGATGGTTTGTTCTCTCAAATTACTGCCTGTATTATTATAAAG ACAGCAGAGAGGAGTCGGTCTTGGGCAGTATTCCTCTTCCCAGCTACAGGATTCTGTACTGCTCACCTCGAGAATGCAGGAATCGCAAATATGCATTCAAG ATTGTTCATCAGGGGATGCGCCCGTATATCTTAAGTGCAGACACTCAGGAGGATATGTTAGGTTGGGTCAGGGCTCTCAGCCAATCGGCAAACATGGAAGCTGATGACATCATCAACAG ACGCTGTAGCAGTTTTCAGGATTTCACTCAGATGAGAGATGACACAGAAATGGATGAGGTCCAGCAGACACCCACATTTTCAGACAGAAACGCCCAGATTGCAGGAAAACTGACCCGGGTACAGACAGAACCGACTTTGCATGATCAACACATGATGGGAATTCAAATGAAGACACCGGAGCTTAGAGGAAGACATGGATTTAAACTATG tgaTCCTGAAGCTATGCAGCCCTCTCAGAGTTTGGGAAAAACAGATGAAGAGCCTTTTACCTTCCTACTTCCGAGAGATACCTTGGGAACGCTACCTCCATTTCCCAGAGATCAGTTTGGTTTGCAGTGTCATGGTAATATTGACGGCTGGCCGATGGATAACTGCTCAAGTGCTCCTCTATCACCCTGCATCTACACAGAGAGAAGACATCTGCCCGACACT AGTTTTCCATGTGCATTGTGTTACTGTTCAAACTATCACACAGCCGAACACATGACACTGTGTAAG ATGGGGAAATCTGACGTTCACATAGAGAGAGaaatacaaccaatcagagatcTGGAGAATGATACAGAT gtggTGTTGACCCGTTTGTGTGGTTGTGATAAACTCTTACAGTCACTCTCAAAGCAGTTGTCTCAGCTACAAGCAGATAAA aaaagtgTCGAGTACACTTTAGAAATGAAATGGCTTGAGATGGATGAGATGCATCCTGAGGAACTGAAAGTATCCCAGAAGGCTTTGCTTCAGGAGGAACTGGTTACACTCAGAGCCAAAATATGTGATGTGTCATTG GAGATGGACCGACTATGGACCGATTATGAACGGATGGAGAGTGAACTCTCCGTGTTTCATTCACATCTCcaacatattttacattttggatCGCAACAG GAGCAGATTCAAGCCCAGCGACAGCTCTGGATGATGGAGGACATCTTGTGTGGTTTGGGAGTCAATAAGAATCGCTTCATGACATTAATGGGTCTACAGACACACGCAG TTCCTCATCCAAAACCTGTTTCCTACTTTGAAGGAGAGTTCAGAGGTCATGACATG GACTGCATGACTCAACTTGAGCAGCAGGACTTCACGAAAATTCACCAGAGCTATACGAGATGCCCTCGAGACATCTCTGCCGGTGACGGTCAGACCAACACTGAACATGACACCAACCTGCACCTGTCCACCGAAACCTCTCACGAGCCGCTGCGATTGACACGTGTCGTAACATCGACCCTCCCGACATCACTCATCGCCGAGCGCATTTTTGTAGAGGACCCCTTTCCTGAACAAATCCCCCAGCAGTCCGGTCTGAAAAACAGCAGGACGAGCAACCTGAAGAAACCCAGCAGAATGTCCAGCGAGGTGACCGACAAGACCAGACGCTGCCGTTGGGCAGATCTTTCAGAAGAGAGACAGCCGAAGACACCGAATCCAAACAGAGAAGTCAAAGATTCCCAAGAGAAGGAATTTCCTGCAGTGGTTGATGGGAAGAGCTGGAAATATCACCAGCAGCAG CTCGAACCCGGAGCCTTGAGTCTCACGAACAGTGAATCTGACAGTGAGCTCACCATGACCTCTCAGAAACCAGAAAATAAAGTCAGACACAAGGAGCGTGAAGACAGAAATCGGAG TGCGGCCACAGGACACTTCACAGACGACATTCATCGCTTGGGACTTATTACAGCCAATAAGAAAGAGACTGATACCAACAA aTTCTGCCTCAAGTAA